DNA from Chelonia mydas isolate rCheMyd1 chromosome 3, rCheMyd1.pri.v2, whole genome shotgun sequence:
CCTCACTGTTTGTGTGAGAAAGGAGGGGACAATTTTGAATAAAgtcaaagtaaaaagaaaaacaagcttgtCTCGCTGCATAAAAAATTCTGTATTGCCACCAGCAGGTTTTGTTAGAAAATCCTTTGAAATAAAAAGCCTTTGTATTAGTAGAAAAAGACAGCTATCATTAAAGCTATGTAAATCATTTAATATGAGCAGGGATTTCTGTCAACAAAAATGGAGGTGGTTGAAGGTTTTAATTTTAACTCTTCTCCCATACTTATTTTCACAATATATAACTTGGGTTCCTTTGCATGATGGGGGAACACAGAAAATGATGGGGGAATCCATATTTCTATTATCATTTGGCAGttttttaatacagaaaaatctgatttaatCCCTTCCTTGTATTAAGATTGTAGTCAGTATGTATCATTTTTTCTATTTAGATTAATTGATTCAAAATGAACACGCATTATAGTGACCACTTAAAAGTGTTAATCCTTTTAACAGTCAAGTTATCATAAACTTACTACATATAACTAGGGACATAATTATTTAAATGTGTTCTGAAATTAAGCTTTTGAGTCTTGAAAATACATGATAGTAAAATGcataagattttaaaatcaaaatacaatGGAAGCAACTAAAACAGCATGCAGAAATATGGGTCTCAGTCTTGCAGTTGGATTCATGAGGATGGACCATTGACTATACTGAAGCTTCAAGTAGGCATGGAGATTTGCCTGCATGGATCCAATTGTAGGATCAAGGCTGTGGGCTGATTTTAATAGTTGTTGAGCCCctgtttccactgacttcagttagagttgtgagtgctgagggcccctgAAAGTTAAGCTAGTAGTCTCTATGTTGTAAACCCCATTGGCATGGGAAAAGTTACACACTTTTTACTATCAATATCTGTTTGAGTCCCTATAAACAAACACACTGAATTTTTAAAGTAGACTTTgtgtttttgtattaaaaataaatccgtTTATTTGAGCTTTGTtcatcttgattttttaaaatagtacttTTAGCATAGATTATAATGTTTTGTGCTTATATAGTGAGAGCTAAAGATGGAAGGCAGAATGCATCACAAAGGTTTTATCCCCAgtttagagatggaaaaacagGTTTAGAGAGCTAAGGCCTAAGATAACACAAGGAATCATGAGCAAAACTAGAAACAGAACCCCATTCGCTGAACTCCCAGTTCCCTTGTCTAACCATTGAACATTGCTTCTCTCTTAATATTGTGGTttagaacatttttgttttgtttttcctttttcagatTGCTCAGAGAATTCGGCTTAAAAAGAGATCAACTATGGGCATTAAAGGTTTGCAGTGGTTTGTGGCAAACACTTGCCCTGATGCATGTACAATGGTGAATCTGAAGGAAATGGCAGAAAAACATCACATCAGTCATCCTGACTCCCCTCCTGTAATTGTGGTAGATGCCATGGGTTGTATTCGACACTGGTACACACCAGAATCCTGGGTCTGTGGTGGCCAGTGGCAAGAGTACCTTGCTAATTTGCAGGATTTTATTAAAGCTTTTATGGCAGCTGATATCAAGTTGGTGTTCTGCTTTGATGGTGTGGTAGAGCAGAAAAAGAGAGATGAATGGGTCAAACGAAGATtgaagaacaacaaagaaatagcCAGAATCTTTCAGTTCCTCAAGTCCTATAGACAACAACCAGGGAGAGGGATGTTCTTTATTCCTTCAGGGTTGGCAACTTTTACACGCTTTGCCTTAAAGTCTCTTGGTCAAGAAACAATATGTTCATTGCAAGAGGCGGACTATGAGGTGGCCTCTTATGGGCTGCAAAATAATTGCATGGGAATTCTTGGACAAGATACCGACTACCTCATCTATAACACCTCTCCCTATTTTTCTATTGATAAGCTCTGCTTGGACAGGATGGTCACTGTTATGTACTCTAGAGAGAACCTCTGTCATGCACTGGGCCTCAACATAACAGACCTCCCTCTTTTTGCTTGCCTGCTTGGGAATGATATAGTTCCAGAAGACATTTTGGAGGGTTTCTGGCAGAAATGTGTAGCTTCATGTCCTCCAAAGAGCCAGAGCTATGACAAAAGGGCTAACACAATTCTAGCTGTAGCAAGCTACATATCAAGAGTTCCATGCTCTTATGGTAGCCTGAAAGACTTGGAAGAAATGCTACCTTTGGCATCTGACAAGAAATTGCTTTATAGGGGAGTGGAGTCCTATATCTTGCCTGGCCAACAGTCTCCATGGCTTCCTCCCGGTGTATCAAATTCTCAAATACACCTGGTCAAGCAAGAAGCAGCCATATGTCCAGATCAGGAGATCTTTCAGGTATCTCATCTCTTAAAGCTTCGCCATCACCCTTTTGCTGTAAACGTTTACTGACACGTGATAATAAGTGGACtcatatatatcttttttttctgagcaaaatattattttccttaCTGAATGTTAAGGCTGATCCTGAAATGGTCTGGAGTTCTACAGGCAATGGTACTTCAGGATCAAGCTAAGAGTAGTCTTTTTCCTTGAATGaaccaagtcttttttttttggtaaccagAAACACAGAGACATAAATTCTCTAATATATTTTGTAAGACTTTTCATTTACATGACAATGTTAAATCTATGAAAATGTATTAAGAGAGAACTTCGAGACTTCAAGAAAATGCCCCTTTAGAAATTGTGTGTAGGATCTAATTTAAGAGCCATATTTTGTTAGGTGCCCATAGGCTTTGAACATAGGATCTCTCTTTCTACCTCTCTTAATTATCTTAAAAAAAGTCTCTCTGAGTATAATTTGAAagtatatttatatttacattaTGATTTCCATCCCAAAAGATTCCAAACttacaaactgaaataaaaactaCACAGTATTCACTTAGTCCACCTTTAAAATGCAGCCATCACTGAGTTAAAATATAGCAGCTGTTTAAAGATACACATCCACATATAATTGATTGTAATGACTCCTGTTAGAGTGGTAAAGTCAAAATGAAGAAGAATACTGTTTCTGATTGAAAGCGTGAAGGAAATTTAGGTAGGTAAAATTTAATTatctagggctatgtctacactgcaacctaTGTCGACAAtacttatgttgctcaggtggtgtgaatattccacccctttgagcgacataagttacaccgacataagcattcatgtgcacagtgctattttggcaggagaagctctctcccGCTTgcggaggtgattttttttatgccaacaggagagctctttcctgtcagcatagaacgtcttcaccagatgcgctgcagcggcgcagctgcattgaTACATCTGTGCCTCTGTAGCGCTGTacatatagacataccctaagttggAATATGGCCAGGACATCAGAGTTAACATTCCTTCTCTTATGGAACATACCgtgaatcatagaagtgtagggctggaagggaccttgaggtgTCGTCATGATCATTACCTCGGTTTGATCTTTAATGCGAAAGGATGCAGTTTCCTAAGATGATGAGGTAGTGTAATAAAATCAGTTAATAAATGATAATGTCTGGAAGCTCAGCTTAAGATTGTGGCCCTGTTGTAGTTGTTTCTTTATAAACCCTAAGTAaagaagtccctgccccaaaaaacgTACCGTCTAATTTGTAGATAAACGGTTTGTTTTTCCATGCTTGAACATTGACAAAGCAAATACAACTGTTCACATTTTGGAATGAACAGAACTCTGCCATCTTAAATGCAAACAAGTCCACATAAATACTTCAATTCCAGCCTGGGTACATTGTCTCCCAGTGCTGCTTGTCTTGAAAAGTTTGCACCTCTTGGGTCTGCCTATTTATATACAGTGGAAACATTTTTCAGGATGCAGTGTCAATTACACTTGTATCCATGGTTAGTATGGAGCCCAGCTTGTGTTTTTACTTTTCAGTGTATTGTAAATCATGGATTTCTGGTACATTGTGGCAACCAAACTTGCAATTTCACAAAATTTGTGAACTCATGTCTATGCAAGCTATATgcctaaaatgaaataaaatgaagtatATTATTAGTGTAGCATATTTTGTATCCATTAGTGTGCCAATTTTGTAGCATCTAAAATGGGCTATTGGAATAAAATTTATTACTTCGTTGAGGATATAAATAGGTAAAATAGCTGTAAACACCTCTTCTGGAGTAGCCATCAGCACTATGCTAATGAGTGCTGTAGCTAACTGCTAGAGCAATGAGTGCTATAAAAAACCTGATACAAGCCCTTCATTTATTGACTTAATATAGAGTTGATTTTGTAAACTGAAGCCCTGTTTACTTTATTTGGACAGTAAAGATTTTTATGTCCTTTTCTGCTTAGCCAaaatttttccttccccactgttgtGCCGCGTGCTCTGCACTGATTGATTGCCAGGGTGTTCCCTTgagatagctgcatttcagtggtggtatgtggatcctttgggatgaaagatgctatataaatgtgAAATATTGCTACTGTTAGGTTTCACTGTGGCATCTATGGCTTTGTAATTTACATAGCTATTTTCTGAGTGTACAAATCAGGGAAAAACCTGAAATGGTTTTTGTAAAACAAGCTATGCTGGTCCCTTAGTCTAGCACCAGCAAAGCTTGCTTCTAAATGTGGGTCCCTGAGCTCCTAGGCTTTTAGAGACTGGAAGTGTTGCAGTGTTGCTTGGCCCCTTGTAGTATGTTGCTTTCCAGTGACAGTCTTTAGGCCTTGTCTTGTCTGCTAAAAAAGGTGAGGTCAGTACTGTACCCCTGCCTGGGGTTGACCTCACCCAGTTTACTGCACAGTAAAACTAAAGTGCTTTGTCTTCTCTGTGTTTTCACCTTGGGATAGCTCACACATTAgttcccccaaattaaaaaaaatacacatttttagcagtgaagacaaggcctcagcTGACGAAAGAGTAGTACTGATTTTCTCTGATGGGAGTTACTGGTAGCAAAGACATTGGCACTAATTGCCATGGAGAGTGGGGGAATAATAGGAAGAGAATGACGGATGTGGACTCGTCCTCTCCACAAAAAAATGACACACCAATGAGATTATATTATTTCCCTTTTCCTTAAAGCAAAATGTAGgattctgatattttgaaataTCAGTTGTTTCCTTCTTGGGCATCATTTCACCGAGATCagaggaaatatttatttcataaataagttaattttgccattttttgttttcttaattttaaagTAGAAAATAAATGACTTCTTCCCCATTTGAACAGCTAGCTAAAGAACAACACGTCAGAGCTGAAAATTATATGGTGTACAATGTCCTCAGTAAAGGAGAGGTTGAATGCAGCAATACATTGGAAGATGAACTTGATACAGAACTTCCTGGACAGGCACTTATCTACCGTCCTGTTCGACAACATATTTATTCTGTTCTGCTAGAGTCCGGAAAAGGTAAGGGTTATCCCTGCATTCATTGCACAGTGTCAGAGACAGGTAGTTTTAGAGCATGCAGGTTGGACCACATAACTTGAATTATTTAAGAGATatggtgagtgaggtaatatattttattggaccaacttctgttggtgagagggtcaagctttcgagccacagagagctcttcttcaggtctgggaaaggtgcttCCAgactcacagcaaaatgcaaggcggaacagattgtttagcataagtagttcgcacatattgtaagggactaTTCAAAGTAGAGTGGCttattaacacctctgcagttatAGAACAAAAAGAGcggattagtgggttacagattgttgtaataagtcataaatctAGTGTcgctgttcagtccatgatttttagtgtttagcagagttatgaatttaagctcccaggcatgtcttttgaaaatgttgtgcagatttcctttgaggatgaggactgatcgGTCAGAAACAGCGTGATTGCTTTGCaagaagtgttcacccacagatgatagggtgtttttgtcttttatcattttcctgtgtatgTTCATTTCAGAGCGTAGTgacagttgttattggggcatttagtgcactggatgacgTGTACcacatgtgataggcatgtgtaggatccatggaccTTGaaaggtgtgtggtgggggtgttgatcattgtagcagtggagagatGTCTGTAGGGTTTGCATctttgttctggcagggtctggtgttacattgatgtgtcctggtctgtggggagcttggtTCTGGTGGTGATCTTGGAGAGGTTGTGGGGTTGTTTAAAGGCCAGAAGtgtggggttcaggaaagatttatttctggATGGGGATCCCCTCAAGTATGGGTTGTGTGATGATACCCTGCACGggctccagtgtggggtggtatgTGACAACTAGggctgtgtggtggtgggggggagggttcagtTTTGTATTAAAGGAGTTTCTCTTGGGGTAtctgggtggcccattccatgatgtgatctgcTTCTCTAGtgaagtgtccttgtttggtgaaggcagttttgagtgtgctaaggtgtatatcccagactttcatcttggagcatattctgtggtgtgTGAGTGCCTGgatgtagataacagatttcttgatgAGTTTGGGCAgattactggatctatgaaggtaggtgtggtgatccatgggtttcttttATATGGTTTTatataagcttatgctcaaataaattggttagtctctaaggtgccacaagtactccttttctttttatatggtTGCCtctagggttccattgttgaagctgatcgtgGTGTCTAGGAaattgatgctagtgtgggaatgttccagagagagtttaatggacaggTGGTGGTAGTTGAAGTTGTGGTAGAAATCTATGAGGAATTTAAAGCTGTCTGTccagagaatgaaaatatcatcCATGTATCTCGGGTTTTGTGGTGCATTAGTCCAGCAGTTCTTCTTTAGGGTGACTCATGAAGAGGTTGGTATATTGGGCAGCCAAttgattaattaaattaaattaacaag
Protein-coding regions in this window:
- the FAM120B gene encoding constitutive coactivator of peroxisome proliferator-activated receptor gamma isoform X11 gives rise to the protein MGIKGLQWFVANTCPDACTMVNLKEMAEKHHISHPDSPPVIVVDAMGCIRHWYTPESWVCGGQWQEYLANLQDFIKAFMAADIKLVFCFDGVVEQKKRDEWVKRRLKNNKEIARIFQFLKSYRQQPGRGMFFIPSGLATFTRFALKSLGQETICSLQEADYEVASYGLQNNCMGILGQDTDYLIYNTSPYFSIDKLCLDRMVTVMYSRENLCHALGLNITDLPLFACLLGNDIVPEDILEGFWQKCVASCPPKSQSYDKRANTILAVASYISRVPCSYGSLKDLEEMLPLASDKKLLYRGVESYILPGQQSPWLPPGVSNSQIHLVKQEAAICPDQEIFQLAKEQHVRAENYMVYNVLSKGEVECSNTLEDELDTELPGQALIYRPVRQHIYSVLLESGKDTCGAYPIVKEWFVYFGNPMEQPDLVQPMQLDIPGGTPSLRTLWLTKGPEVQTLRYSTFLACFHLQDMVEEFQLLDPSVAAVCCLLIYLTLQVDSLSLEDLNAFVAHTLCLQGKSAAQLAGLQLGQVDSRAVQLGSLFIRGLTTLIMANSSLGFPMNMNDLMPWKVFDGKLFQEKYQQSHRGCSLEELLEGNGSLHMQFQNLKSFICKACMVKKRTIQSRRRGNEFITGRGHRDQRRHQGQRRRFQLAPRTT
- the FAM120B gene encoding constitutive coactivator of peroxisome proliferator-activated receptor gamma isoform X2 encodes the protein MGIKGLQWFVANTCPDACTMVNLKEMAEKHHISHPDSPPVIVVDAMGCIRHWYTPESWVCGGQWQEYLANLQDFIKAFMAADIKLVFCFDGVVEQKKRDEWVKRRLKNNKEIARIFQFLKSYRQQPGRGMFFIPSGLATFTRFALKSLGQETICSLQEADYEVASYGLQNNCMGILGQDTDYLIYNTSPYFSIDKLCLDRMVTVMYSRENLCHALGLNITDLPLFACLLGNDIVPEDILEGFWQKCVASCPPKSQSYDKRANTILAVASYISRVPCSYGSLKDLEEMLPLASDKKLLYRGVESYILPGQQSPWLPPGVSNSQIHLVKQEAAICPDQEIFQLAKEQHVRAENYMVYNVLSKGEVECSNTLEDELDTELPGQALIYRPVRQHIYSVLLESGKDTCGAYPIVKEWFVYFGNPMEQPDLVQPMQLDIPGGTPSLRTLWLTKGPEVQTLRYSTFLACFHLQDMVEEFQLLDPSVAAVCCLLIYLTLQVDSLSLEDLNAFVAHTLCLQGKSAAQLAGLQLGQVDSRAVQLGSLFIRGLTTLIMANSSLGFPMNMNDLMPWKVFDGKLFQEKYQQSHRGCSLEELLEGNGSLHMQFQNLKSFICKACMVKKRTIQSRRRGNEFITEMQEGGRERSFQQAYTTSFVPPYHSQNRGFQWRGSQPYFYGSEAQPSGRGHRDQRRHQGQRRRFQLAPRLFVF
- the FAM120B gene encoding constitutive coactivator of peroxisome proliferator-activated receptor gamma isoform X3, which produces MGIKGLQWFVANTCPDACTMVNLKEMAEKHHISHPDSPPVIVVDAMGCIRHWYTPESWVCGGQWQEYLANLQDFIKAFMAADIKLVFCFDGVVEQKKRDEWVKRRLKNNKEIARIFQFLKSYRQQPGRGMFFIPSGLATFTRFALKSLGQETICSLQEADYEVASYGLQNNCMGILGQDTDYLIYNTSPYFSIDKLCLDRMVTVMYSRENLCHALGLNITDLPLFACLLGNDIVPEDILEGFWQKCVASCPPKSQSYDKRANTILAVASYISRVPCSYGSLKDLEEMLPLASDKKLLYRGVESYILPGQQSPWLPPGVSNSQIHLVKQEAAICPDQEIFQLAKEQHVRAENYMVYNVLSKGEVECSNTLEDELDTELPGQALIYRPVRQHIYSVLLESGKDTCGAYPIVKEWFVYFGNPMEQPDLVQPMQLDIPGGTPSLRTLWLTKGPEVQTLRYSTFLACFHLQDMVEEFQLLDPSVAAVCCLLIYLTLQVDSLSLEDLNAFVAHTLCLQGKSAAQLAGLQLGQVDSRAVQLGSLFIRGLTTLIMANSSLGFPMNMNDLMPWKVFDGKLFQEKYQQSHRGCSLEELLEGNGSLHMQFQNLKSFICKACMVKKRTIQSRRRGNEFITEMQEGGRERSFQQAYTTSFVPPYHSQNRGFQWRGSQPYFYGSEAQPSGRGHRDQRRHQGQRRRFQLAPRWPR
- the FAM120B gene encoding constitutive coactivator of peroxisome proliferator-activated receptor gamma isoform X4 is translated as MGIKGLQWFVANTCPDACTMVNLKEMAEKHHISHPDSPPVIVVDAMGCIRHWYTPESWVCGGQWQEYLANLQDFIKAFMAADIKLVFCFDGVVEQKKRDEWVKRRLKNNKEIARIFQFLKSYRQQPGRGMFFIPSGLATFTRFALKSLGQETICSLQEADYEVASYGLQNNCMGILGQDTDYLIYNTSPYFSIDKLCLDRMVTVMYSRENLCHALGLNITDLPLFACLLGNDIVPEDILEGFWQKCVASCPPKSQSYDKRANTILAVASYISRVPCSYGSLKDLEEMLPLASDKKLLYRGVESYILPGQQSPWLPPGVSNSQIHLVKQEAAICPDQEIFQLAKEQHVRAENYMVYNVLSKGEVECSNTLEDELDTELPGQALIYRPVRQHIYSVLLESGKDTCGAYPIVKEWFVYFGNPMEQPDLVQPMQLDIPGGTPSLRTLWLTKGPEVQTLRYSTFLACFHLQDMVEEFQLLDPSVAAVCCLLIYLTLQVDSLSLEDLNAFVAHTLCLQGKSAAQLAGLQLGQVDSRAVQLGSLFIRGLTTLIMANSSLGFPMNMNDLMPWKVFDGKLFQEKYQQSHRGCSLEELLEGNGSLHMQFQNLKSFICKACMVKKRTIQSRRRGNEFITEMQEGGRERSFQQAYTTSFVPPYHSQNRGFQWRGSQPYFYGSEAQPSGRGHRDQRRHQGQRRRFQLAPRTT
- the FAM120B gene encoding constitutive coactivator of peroxisome proliferator-activated receptor gamma isoform X5, with amino-acid sequence MGIKGLQWFVANTCPDACTMVNLKEMAEKHHISHPDSPPVIVVDAMGCIRHWYTPESWVCGGQWQEYLANLQDFIKAFMAADIKLVFCFDGVVEQKKRDEWVKRRLKNNKEIARIFQFLKSYRQQPGRGMFFIPSGLATFTRFALKSLGQETICSLQEADYEVASYGLQNNCMGILGQDTDYLIYNTSPYFSIDKLCLDRMVTVMYSRENLCHALGLNITDLPLFACLLGNDIVPEDILEGFWQKCVASCPPKSQSYDKRANTILAVASYISRVPCSYGSLKDLEEMLPLASDKKLLYRGVESYILPGQQSPWLPPGVSNSQIHLVKQEAAICPDQEIFQLAKEQHVRAENYMVYNVLSKGEVECSNTLEDELDTELPGQALIYRPVRQHIYSVLLESGKDTCGAYPIVKEWFVYFGNPMEQPDLVQPMQLDIPGGTPSLRTLWLTKGPEVQTLRYSTFLACFHLQDMVEEFQLLDPSVAAVCCLLIYLTLQVDSLSLEDLNAFVAHTLCLQGKSAAQLAGLQLGQVDSRAVQLGSLFIRGLTTLIMANSSLGFPMNMNDLMPWKVFDGKLFQEKYQQSHRGCSLEELLEGNGSLHMQFQNLKSFICKACMVKKRTIQSRRRGNEFITEMQEGGRERSFQQAYTTSFVPPYHSQNRGFQWRGSQPYFYGSEAQPSGRGHRDQRRHQGQRRRFQLAPR
- the FAM120B gene encoding constitutive coactivator of peroxisome proliferator-activated receptor gamma isoform X14, with protein sequence MGIKGLQWFVANTCPDACTMVNLKEMAEKHHISHPDSPPVIVVDAMGCIRHWYTPESWVCGGQWQEYLANLQDFIKAFMAADIKLVFCFDGVVEQKKRDEWVKRRLKNNKEIARIFQFLKSYRQQPGRGMFFIPSGLATFTRFALKSLGQETICSLQEADYEVASYGLQNNCMGILGQDTDYLIYNTSPYFSIDKLCLDRMVTVMYSRENLCHALGLNITDLPLFACLLGNDIVPEDILEGFWQKCVASCPPKSQSYDKRANTILAVASYISRVPCSYGSLKDLEEMLPLASDKKLLYRGVESYILPGQQSPWLPPGVSNSQIHLVKQEAAICPDQEIFQLAKEQHVRAENYMVYNVLSKGEVECSNTLEDELDTELPGQALIYRPVRQHIYSVLLESGKDTCGAYPIVKEWFVYFGNPMEQPDLVQPMQLDIPGGTPSLRTLWLTKGPEVQTLRYSTFLACFHLQDMVEEFQLLDPSVAAVCCLLIYLTLQVDSLSLEDLNAFVAHTLCLQGKSAAQLAGLQLGQVDSRAVQLGSLFIRGLTTLIMANSSLGFPMNMNDLMPWKVFDGKLFQEKYQQSHRGCSLEELLEGNVEDIETRGDIKARGEGSSLLPDGPDDFVLDWN